The Magnolia sinica isolate HGM2019 chromosome 10, MsV1, whole genome shotgun sequence genome includes a window with the following:
- the LOC131257637 gene encoding disease resistance protein RPM1-like encodes MAEAVVFFFLRKLGDQLAQEVQLLSGVEGDVAWIKAELQSMKSFLKDADRRRERDAGVEAWIMQVRRLVFDAEDAVDEHMIQTEMHRRLRDGRMGCLVSHACFFRHVITKYQFSSRMQRIRKEVKDIRERRTRYEFHTPSQEGMSSNSADSGPSDPGVAASWVEEADIVGLENDVMKLGQLLLREEEIQQRTVISIVGMGGLGKTTLAKRFYRTAKTSFECHAWIYVSQSFQKKDILKRMLEGFYESRREVVPNHTETMDEEKLAEMINDYLQGKRYALFLDDIWDSRVWEDIKHALPREGGGKIIFTTRIQNIASPVDESCYLYKMEPLSHDSAWELFCRKTFRSKCPRGTCPQHLKEAAEAIVGRCKGLPLAIVAIGGLLSKKSMNPSEWNAVLENLDWELGNNQDLSRLNTVLLTSYNDLPPHLKYCFLYCGLFPENHKIKRNKLIRLWVAEGFVKEQQRKTLEEVSGDYFVQLMDRNLIQPVILEYTGELIACQVHYLMRDIAIHMFKKEEFAAILKNERNTFEEMPRRLAIQNTAISIPGTMSELNPRSLLVFNDNKFPSSSLCTMFSEFKLLRVLDLEGTKIKIFPNEVGSLIHLRYLSLRRTQIKELPDSLRRLHNLQTLDVRDSQMKGLPTGIEMLLKLRHLLLRKFYGRREFYKVLKQTASLSNLQTLSGASVDSGFSRELGSLTQLKKLAIGEVKGEDCRELCNSITQLKWLRSLKIMSLGRNEEVRLEELSQPPQCLEKLHLVCGMKELPQWVGSLNCLQVMKLWHSQFVKDPFIILGQLPNLVYLSLINAYVGKQICFRSGGFPKLRTMEINDMKELEEWSRIEEGTMQSLQCLFIYSCPKLQMLPDGLQHVAVIQQLYLGEMPEEFMERVKRGGEDHFKVHHIPEIRTLRRVGEEYKSDRIAVDREKNE; translated from the coding sequence ATGGCTGAggctgttgttttcttttttctacgAAAATTGGGCGATCAACTCGCACAAGAAGTTCAGCTCCTCTCTGGAGTTGAAGGGGATGTAGCGTGGATCAAAGCCGAGCTTCAATCCATGAAATCCTTTCTGAAAGATGCTGACAGACGAAGAGAGAGGGATGCAGGTGTGGAGGCTTGGATTATGCAAGTTCGGCGGTTAGTCTTCGATGCTGAAGATGCTGTGGACGAGCACATGATCCAAACGGAGATGCATCGCCGTCTCAGGGACGGCCGCATGGGCTGTCTAGTTTCCCATGCTTGCTTTTTCAGGCATGTGATAACTAAATATCAGTTCAGTTCTCGGATGCAAAGGATTAGAAAGGAGGTGAAAGATATCCGTGAAAGGAGGACTCGATACGAGTTTCATACTCCCTCTCAGGAAGGGATGAGTTCAAATTCTGCAGATAGCGGACCAAGCGATCCAGGAGTTGCCGCTTCTTGGGTCGAAGAAGCAGACATCGTGGGGCTTGAGAACGACGTCATGAAACTTGGGCAATTGTTGCTGAGAGAAGAGGAGATACAACAGCGTACTGTCATTTCAATTGTTGGTATGGGTGGTCTGGGGAAGACTACTCTTGCAAAGAGATTCTATAGAACTGCAAAGACAAGTTTTGAATGTCATGCATGGATTTATGTGTCTCAATCGTTCCAAAAGAAGGATATCTTGAAGCGCATGCTTGAAGGATTTTATGAGAGCAGGCGGGAGGTGGTTCCAAATCATACAGAGACAATGGATGAGGAAAAATTAGCAGAGATGATCAACGACTACTTGCAAGGAAAAAGGTACGCTCTATTCCTTGATGATATATGGGATAGTCGTGTTTGGGAAGATATAAAACATGCTTTGCCTCGCGAGGGTGGAGGTAAGATCATCTTCACAACTCGCATTCAAAACATAGCTTCTCCTGTCGATGAGAGTTGCTATTTATACAAAATGGAGCCATTATCTCATGATTCAGCTTGGGAGCTCTTTTGTAGAAAGACATTTAGGAGTAAATGTCCTCGAGGAACTTGCCCGCAACACTTGAAAGAAGCAGCAGAAGCCATAGTCGGAAGATGCAAAGGTTTACCGCTTGCGATTGTGGCAATTGGTGGCCTCTTGTCAAAGAAAAGCATGAATCCATCCGAATGGAATGCGGTTCTTGAAAATCTTGATTGGGAATTGGGCAACAATCAAGATCTCTCAAGACTAAATACAGTGCTGCTAACAAGTTACAATGACTTACCTCCTCACCTCAAATACTGTTTCTTGTATTGTGGTCTGTTTCCTGAGAACCATAAAATCAAGAGAAACAAGCTGATTCGTCTGTGGGTTGCTGAGGGCTTCGTCAAGGAACAACAGCGAAAGACACTTGAAGAAGTCTCCGGTGATTACTTTGTTCAGCTCATGGACAGAAACTTAATCCAACCTGTCATTCTTGAATATACAGGAGAATTGATAGCATGTCAAGTGCATTATCTGATGCGTGACATTGCTATCCATATGTTTAAGAAGGAAGAATTTGCAGCAATcctaaaaaatgaaagaaatactTTCGAAGAAATGCCGCGTCGGTTGGCAATCCAAAACACTGCAATTAGCATTCCAGGAACCATGTCTGAATTGAATCCTCGGTCACTTCTTGTATTTAATGACAACAAGTTTCCCTCTTCCTCTTTGTGTACAATGTTTTCTGAATTTAAATTATTGAGAGTATTAGATCTAGAAGGCACAAAAATAAAGATTTTTCCGAATGAAGTGGGAAGCTTGATTCACTTACGGTATTTGAGCTTGAGGAGGACACAGATTAAGGAACTCCCAGATTCATTGCGAAGACTGCACAACCTACAAACGCTCGATGTTAGAGATTCCCAAATGAAAGGTTTACCCACTGGAATAGAGATGCTTTTGAAATTGAGGCATCTTCTTTTAAGGAAATTTTATGGCAGAAGGGAATTCTATAAGGTGCTTAAGCAAACAGCCAGTTTAAGCAACCTCCAAACACTATCAGGTGCATCAGTGGACAGTGGCTTTTCAAGAGAGTTGGGTTCCTTAACCCAACTTAAGAAATTAGCAATTGGGGAAGTAAAAGGGGAAGATTGTAGAGAACTATGTAATTCCATTACTCAGTTGAAATGGTTACGTTCCCTCAAAATAATGAGCCTTGGCCGAAATGAAGAAGTTCGTTTAGAAGAATTGTCACAGCCTCCACAATGTCTTGAGAAACTACATTTGGTATGTGGGATGAAGGAGCTTCCCCAATGGGTTGGTTCTCTCAACTGTCTTCAGGTGATGAAACTCTGGCATAGTCAATTTGTGAAAGACCCATTCATCATCCTTGGACAGTTACCCAATCTGGTGTACTTGTCTCTCATTAATGCCTATGTGGGGAAGCAGATTTGTTTCAGGTCTGGAGGATTTCCCAAGCTCAGAACCATGGAAATCAATGATATGAAGGAATTGGAAGAGTGGAGTAGAATAGAGGAGGGCACAATGCAATCTCTACAGTGTCTCTTTATTTACAGTTGTCCAAAGCTACAGATGCTGCCAGATGGGCTTCAGCACGTCGCTGTCATCCAACAACTATATTTAGGTGAGATGCCAGAAGAATTCATGGAGAGGGTAAAGAGGGGCGGAGAAGATCATTTCAAGGTGCATCACATACCTGAAATTAGAACACTTCGTCGAGTTGGTGAGGAATACAAGTCAGACAGAATTGCTGTAGATAGAGAAAAGAACGAATAG
- the LOC131257638 gene encoding disease resistance protein RPM1-like, with protein MADPVVSFFLQKLDEQITQEVQLLSGVEDNVAWIKAELESMKAFLKDADRRRERDDGVEAWVKQVRRLVFNAEDAIDEFMIQTETHRRLGNRVMGCLLLTASFRKLLIARHHFSMKMQTIRRDVKEIHDRRDRYDIRNLPHEGTSSNAAEGRPSSQVIAAHWVEEADIVGLENDAMKLEQLLLKDEETQQPTVISIVGMGGLGKTTLAKKVYRTTKTSFECHAWINVSQSFQINDILKGMLKGFYESRTEIAPNSAESSNFIDLLTMIHIYLRGKRYALFLDDIWDISVWEDVKLALPNKGRGKVIFTTRHQNVASSVQESGAISHKLEPLSWVLAWDLFCRKAFRNKCIQGTFPQHLIPTAEALVGRCEGLPLAIVTIGGLMSNKSTLPSEWDDVVENLDWELSHNQALSRLYQVLLTSYYYLPPHLKYCFLYCALFPEGHKIKRKKLIRMWVAEGFVEEHPRKTLEDVSTDYFVQLLDRNLIQPLISQSTGELIACQVHDLMHDIAIHMFKKEEFAAILTDRKNNFKESQRRVAIQNTAIDIPGSMSELNPRSLLVFNDTEFPSSSLCRMFSEFKLLRVLDLEGAKINIFPNEVGSLIHLRYLSLRKTQITELPDSLRRLHNLQTLDVRNSNLKGLPTGIEMLLKLRHLLLSEFAGTSEFYKMPARTASLSNLQTLSGASVHGGFSSELGRLTQLKKLAIGEVKEEDCRQLCDSISRLKWLRSLKITSLGQDEELHLQALSQPPQYLEKLYLRCLMKELPQWVASLNCLLEISLLNNQFVKDPLITLGQLPNLVSLILSNAYVGKQICCTSGGFPKLRTMGITDMEELEEWSRIEEGTMQSLENLSIYSCPKLKMLPDGLQHLATIQELFLGKMPEEFMKRVKGGGDDHFKGNKASYECSTKQRNQKNNFSASDDD; from the exons ATGGCTGATCCTGTTGTTTCCTTCTTTCTACAGAAACTAGACGAGCAAATCACACAAGAAGTGCAGCTCCTCTCTGGAGTTGAAGACAACGTAGCATGGATCAAAGCCGAGCTGGAGTCCATGAAAGCTTTCCTCAAAGACGCCGACAGACGAAGAGAGAGGGATGATGGCGTGGAGGCCTGGGTCAAGCAGGTTAGACGATTAGTCTTCAACGCCGAAGATGCCATTGATGAATTCATGATCCAGACGGAAACACACCGCCGTCTTGGTAACAGAGTCATGGGCTGTCTTCTTTTAACTGCTTCCTTTCGAAAGCTTCTGATAGCCCGACATCACTTCAGTATGAAGATGCAAACTATTAGAAGGGATGTGAAAGAGATCCATGATAGGAGGGATCGATACGATATTCGAAATCTACCACATGAAGGGACGAGTTCAAATGCTGCAGAAGGCAGGCCTAGCAGTCAAGTAATTGCTGCCCATTGGGTTGAAGAAGCAGACATCGTGGGACTCGAGAACGACGCCATGAAACTAGAGCAATTGTTGCTGAAAGATGAGGAGACACAACAGCCTACTGTCATTTCAATCGTGGGTATGGGCGGTCTGGGGAAGACGACTCTCGCAAAGAAAGTCTACAGAACTACAAAGACAAGTTTTGAATGTCATGCATGGATTAACGTTTCTCAATCATTCCAAATAAACGATATCTTGAAAGGAATGTTGAAGGGGTTTTAcgagagcaggacggagatagctCCAAATAGTGCAGAGTCATCAAATTTCATAGATCTACTAACGATGATCCACATATACTTGCGAGGAAAAAGGTACGCTCTTTTCCTCGACGATATTTGGGATATTAGTGTTTGGGAAGATGTGAAACTTGCTTTGCCTAATAAGGGTAGAGGTAAGGTCATCTTCACAACTCGCCATCAAAATGTAGCTTCTTCTGTACAAGAGAGTGGAGCCATTAGTCACAAACTAGAGCCATTATCTTGGGTTTTAGCTTGGGACCTGTTTTGTAGAAAGGCATTTAGGAATAAATGCATTCAAGGTACTTTCCCACAACACTTGATACCAACAGCAGAAGCCTTAGTAGGAAGATGTGAAGGTTTGCCGCTTGCGATTGTAACAATTGGTGGCCTTATGTCAAACAAAAGCACTCTTCCATCTGAATGGGATGATGTAGTTGAAAATCTTGATTGGGAATTGAGTCATAATCAAGCTCTTTCAAGACTATATCAAGTCCTGCTAACAAGTTACTACTATTTACCTCCTCATCTCAAATACTGTTTCTTATATTGTGCTCTGTTTCCTGAGGGTCACAAAATTAAGAGAAAGAAGCTTATTCGTATGTGGGTGGCTGAAGGCTTCGTAGAAGAACATCCACGCAAGACGCTTGAAGATGTCTCGACTGATTACTTTGTTCAGCTCTTGGACAGAAACCTGATACAGCCTCTCATTAGTCAGTCTACAGGAGAATTGATAGCATGTCAGGTGCATGACCTTATGCATGACATTGCTATCCACATGTTTAAGAAGGAAGAATTTGCAGCAATCCTAACAGAccgaaaaaataatttcaaagaatcgcAGCGGCGGGTGGCAATCCAAAACACTGCAATTGATATTCCAGGAAGCATGTCTGAATTGAATCCTCGGTCACTCCTTGTATTTAATGACACAGAGTTTCCCTCTTCTTCTTTGTGTAGAATGTTTTCAGAATTTAAATTATTGAGAGTATTAGATCTAGAAGGcgctaaaataaatatttttccgAATGAAGTGGGAAGCTTGATTCACTTACGGTATTTGAGCTTGAGGAAGACACAGATTACCGAACTCCCGGATTCATTGCGAAGACTTCACAACCTACAGACTCTGGATGTTAGAAATTCCAATTTGAAAGGTTTACCCACTGGAATAGAGATGCTTTTGAAATTGAGGCATCTTCTTTTAAGTGAATTTGCAGGCACTTCCGAATTCTATAAAATGCCTGCGCGAACAGCCAGTTTAAGCAACCTCCAAACGCTATCAGGTGCATCTGTCCATGGAGGCTTTTCAAGTGAGTTGGGTCGCTTAACCCAACTTAAGAAATTAGCAATTGGAGAAGTAAAAGAGGAAGATTGTAGACAACTATGTGATTCCATTAGTCGGTTGAAATGGTTGCGTTCCCTCAAAATAACAAGCCTTGGCCAAGATGAAGAACTCCACTTACAAGCATTGTCGCAGCCTCCACAATACCTTGAGAAACTATATTTGAGATGTTTGATGAAGGAGCTTCCCCAATGGGTTGCTTCACTCAACTGTCTCCTGGAGATCTCTCTTCTCAATAACCAATTTGTGAAAGATCCACTCATCACCCTTGGACAGTTACCCAATCTTGTGTCCCTGATTCTTAGTAATGCTTATGTGGGAAAGCAGATTTGTTGCACGTCTGGAGGATTTCCGAAGCTCAGAACCATGGGAATCACAGATATGGAAGAATTGGAAGAGTGGAGTAGAATAGAGGAAGGCACAATGCAATCCCTAGAGAATCTCAGTATTTACAGTTGTCCAAAGCTAAAGATGCTCCCAGATGGCCTTCAGCACCTCGCTACCATCCAAGAACTATTCTTAGGTAAGATGCCGGAAGAATTCATGAAGAGGGTAAAGGGTGGTGGAGATGACCATTTCAAG GGGAACAAAGCCTCGTATGAGTGTTCCACAAAGCAGAGAAATCAGAAAAACAACTTCTCTGCTTCTGATGATGACTGA
- the LOC131257639 gene encoding putative disease resistance protein At1g58400 codes for MADAVVSFFLGKLGKQLSQEAQLLSGVEDNVAWIKAELQSMKSFLKDADHRRERDAGAEAWIMQVRRLVFNTEDAVDEHMIETEVHLSQGPIHGLSSFSCLLCQAHDSSASIQYSDAKD; via the coding sequence ATGGCTGATGCTGTTGTTTCCTTCTTTCTTGGAAAATTGGGGAAGCAACTCTCACAAGAAGCGCAGCTCCTCTCTGGAGTTGAAGACAACGTAGCATGGATCAAAGCCGAGCTTCAATCCATGAAATCCTTCCTGAAAGATGCTGACCATCGAAGAGAGAGGGATGCCGGTGCAGAGGCTTGGATTATGCAAGTCCGGCGGTTAGTCTTCAACACTGAAGATGCTGTGGACGAGCACATGATCGAAACAGAGGTGCATCTGTCTCAGGGACCGATACATGGGCTGTCTAGTTTTTCATGCTTGCTTTGTCAAGCACATGATAGCTCAGCATCTATTCAGTACTCGGATGCAAAGGATTAG